The proteins below are encoded in one region of Chrysemys picta bellii isolate R12L10 chromosome 4, ASM1138683v2, whole genome shotgun sequence:
- the LOC101931822 gene encoding uncharacterized protein LOC101931822, which translates to MATTVTESGGVKIVTEVVPQTDPRAAQLDSTAPQPSSAQVKGFRKAQPKALGAIQIVSGFIQISFGIALMITESPAPALTVASGVYFWIGLLLVSSGSVLVEAERKESIRLVKVCYIISGLVILATLTAVIIHSVEISQEIPWCNIHEGGKMTPLNCSQSVYILSHGINSIFILLCLLELCTAIAALVYGHKALKQQDYTQMVL; encoded by the exons ATGGCAACAACAGTGACAGAATCCGGGGGGGTGAAGATCGTCACAGAGGTCGTCCCGCAGACCGACCCCCGGGCTGCACAGCTGGACTCAACGGCACCACAGCCCAGCTCGGCCCAGGTCAAAGGCTTCAGGAAGGCACAGCCCAAGGCGCTGGGG GCCATACAGATCGTATCTGGTTTCATTCAGATCTCCTTTGGGATTGCCTTGATGATAACtgaatccccagccccagccctcaccgTGGCCAGCGGAGTCTACTTCTGGATTGGCTTGCTG CTCGTGTCCTCAGGATCTGTGCTGGTGGAGGCTGAGAGAAAAGAAAGCATCCGGCTG GTGAAAGTCTGCTACATTATCAGCGGCCTGGTCATCCTGGCCACCCTGACAGCTGTGATCATTCACAGCGTGGAGATCAGCCAAGAAATCCCGTGGTGCAACATACATGAGGGCGGCAAAATGACCCCGCTGAACTGCTCCCAATCTGTCTAC ATTCTGAGTCATGGGATTAACTCGATATTCATCCTGCTGTGCCTGCTGGAGCTATGCACGGCCATCGCCGCCTTGGTGTATGGACACAAGGCCTTGAAACAGCAGGACTACACGCAGATG GTGCTGTGA
- the CCDC86 gene encoding coiled-coil domain-containing protein 86, with protein MESARGFRARGRLRRSRRLQAQGLEPAPERSWEEPLAPPLGPEDGQAGAPGEPGSGATLGVAPAPAPALALQRRNPAKKGKEAPAVPKGKPKSGRVWKDPGKKRFSHMIQDKPLRTSWERKMKERQEKKIVKDFAQHLQEEKQRAREEKKQRREENLKRRLENERKAEIVQVIRNPLKLKRAKKKQLRRIEKRDTLALLQKRQAQRKEAKE; from the exons ATGGAGTCGGCTCGGGGCTTCAGGGCCAGGGGGCGGCTGCGGAGGAGCCGGAGGCTGCAGGCGCAGGGGCTAGAGCCGGCGCCCGAGCGAAGCTGGGAGGAGCCTCTGGCTCCGCCGCTCGGCCCCGAGGACGGGCAAGCGGGTGCCCCCGGGGAGCCCGGCAGCGGCGCGACCCTGGGGGTGGCACCGGcaccggcaccggccctggccctgcagcggCGGAATCCGGCCAAGAAGGGCAAGGAGGCGCCGGCGGTTCCCAAGGGAAAACCTAAATCCGGGCGGGTGTGGAAGGATCCCGGCAAGAAGCG GTTTTCCCATATGATTCAGGACAAGCCCCTCCGCACCTCCTGGGAGCGAAAGATGAAAGAGCGCCAGGAGAAGAAAATAGTCAAGGATTTTGCCCAGCATCTTCAGGAAGAAAAACAGAGGGCGCGTGAG GAGAAAAAGCAGCGCCGGGAAGAGAACTTGAAACGACGCCTGGAGAACGAGCGGAAGGCAGAGATCGTACAAGTG ATCCGGAATCCGCTCAAGCTGAAGCGTGCCAAGAAGAAGCAGCTACGCCGGATCGAGAAGCGGGATACGCTGGCATTACTGCAGAAACGCCAGGCGCAGCGCAAAGAGGCCAAGGAGtga